The nucleotide sequence TATTCGAAAGAAGTCAAAATGAATATTACGCTTCTTTGAAACCCACTTACACATTATCCAGGTCAGAACAAAAAGCATACTCTAAATCTATTTTATCAACTAAAAGAGAAGTACTAACTATAAGTTACAGATTCTAACTCCAGATATTCACCAAAGCTATGTCCAACACAGAGCCAACAACTATCGTCAAACAAGAATGAAATAATTTGAAACTAAAGACAGAAGAATATATAAGACAGTAAAAAGAGGCCTAAGAGGCTAATTTTGCCTAGTCATAGTCCTTGTCTAACAAGACATAGTAGCAAAAGAACTACAGTTACAATAACAATGAGCTGGAATtccaaatacagtagcaagaagtTAAATTTAACAATGGCTTTGATATTGCCAATCCGCAGATGGGTACAATTAAGGAAAGATTTTTGCAAAGCTTTAGCAAACTATAGAAGAAACATtatgaaagagaaagaagaaaagacaCTAATTCGCAAGTCACAACTAGAGGAGAAGACAAGAGCCATCAATACATTTCCAGACTTGGTAGATAAAATCCATATGGGGCAAGAGATTCGTTAGCCAAAAGACTCGTAATAAAGATTAAAAGAGTCATAATACAAGATGGTCCTCACAAGATTTCTGTACTTAATAGTTCTCAAAGAACAAGTCGGACAATTGATAGATTCACTGATTAAAAATTGAGACAACCACCTTAAGGACAAGCTTCTTTACCAGAACAAGAAAATAACAAATCTCTGACAAGCTGTACCTGAGAAAAGAACAGATCAGCAAGGAGTACTCCAGCAAACAAGTAGCATGGTTTATTATTGCAACCAAATGTCATCATTTAAACACGCAATTTAATATCAACTAATCAAGGGTTTGATCCCCAGCAGGGCCAGGTTTGCATCATTAATCCCTTATTTCTTTGGTGTATATGCCTATGCATATGGTTAAGGGAAAAAAAAGTTGGAAGACATGATGAATTAAATACAAATGAAACTAATATAATTAAaatcaaagaaagaaaaggatgaCATGAAACACATGATGCTTGAACAGATATATCAACTATCCTATGATCAATGATCCTAtcatctcattaaaaaaaaaagcgaTATATCGAATTGCAAAAGCATAAAAATCGACAATCACACAGAACAATAAAGTAAGAAAGACAATTATAATTGCTAGAGAACATAGGGAACAGTGTAAAACGGATAGTTCTACACAAAGATAAGGTAGATCCACAGCGAGGCAGGGAAGGCCACCGCGATAGATACAGGATCTTATAACCGTAGCAAGCTGGCCAAGATCCAATCAGAGAAGAAATCACACAAGTTTATCCACAGCATAATAAAGAATTAGAAACCCTAGATTTTGATATTTTAGAAGGGAGATGGCCTGATAGGCGCACCTATTCATcgatcatcaccatcatcatcttttctcttcttcatcgTTGGAGGGTTTCTAATCACTGGATGAGGAGGGTTTGGCGGAGCGCTTGGTGCTGTCGTAGTCGACGACCTCGGCATCAGCGAGGGACCGGGAGTGCTGGACGATGGAGCGGCCGATGGAATTGATCCactcctccttctccttctcggAGTCGGCGATGAAGTACATGGTCTCGCCCCGGGTGGAGATTTCGAAGGCGAAGGCGCGATTGAGGACGTCCTCGGCGCCCTTGACGGTGAGACAGGAGGCGACGGGGATGACGCCACGGGGAGTGGACGCGCGGGTGACAGTGGAGTCCTTGAACCAGAAGAGCTTCCCCTGCTTCAGCACGAACCACCGGCGGCGCCACGTCTTGATGTACTCCCCCTGCTTCGTCAGCCACCCCGTCCGCTCCGGGCTCGACCAGAACGCCAcgcgctcctcctcctccaccggggCAGCCGATCCTCCGAATACCGATCGCCACAGGCTGGCCGCCATCGACTTGTTCCTTCTCTATATGGCGTCTTCTTCTCTTCCGCTGCCTCTCTGCTGGGCGGGCTGCAGCGTCCGCGTTCCTCGTCGTCTCCGGGTATGTAGCTGGAATTATGCCGTTTCTAGGGCTTCTCGATTCTGCTCCGCCTTCGTGCCCTTTCTCTGTCGAGCAACTCGATTGCGATGGGCTTATTAAAGGAGGGAGGTGAATGGACATCTCAATTTGCACCGCCTCTGGCTGCGGTGCGGTCCGATTCGTATGGGCCTATTAAGGGAGACCGGTAGTTGGACATATCTCAATTTGATCCGCCTCGGCTTGCGGTGCGGTCGAGCCGCGATGCTCGACAATTTATTAGGGTCCCAATCATCATATGATTTAAATCGAATTCGAATCAAGCTCAAGTTCACAATAGCCAAATTATTTTGACGGTCAACaggaaagcagagagagagagagagcagcagcagcagcacgaaTGAGAGTAATTCCTATTTCAGAAAACAAACTCATTATGCAACTCCTTAGAACGTTTGGCATAGGACACATTACATCACCAAGAAATCCTGTATACAGAGAAATGGTGCATACAGTCGAATCACATATCTAATTTTCCTGGCAACATTCACATGTGAGAGGGCTTCACATCCCATCCACTGGGCCGCTTCCTTACACGTTGCGGGCGTTCACCTTCGACGGCCCTCTCCTGTGgttcgtcttcgtcttcgtcttcgctTATCCAGCCGTAACAGGGAGTCCTCCTTGGTCTTGGAGTTTGATGAGAACCTAAGCCTGACTCCAACTGCGGTGGGTCACACTCTCGGACTGCCAAAGCCGACTGGCCCTCGCCACTCACGCTCTGCTTCCTGCTGCAGTCGAGGTCTGTACATATGAAATGTCCTTCCAGTTTACGGATTGCATGTATGCAAAGCAATTGTAGTCAACGTGGTCAGACTGTATGCGAAAACAAAATTACACTAAAATTTAGAACAAAAACTATCAACATACCTAATGAAGAAATAAGTAAGTTAGCCTCCGCAACTCGGCTAGGACCTTCTGAGGCCTTGGCTTCTTCATTAGCTCTTTGCTCCTGAAGCAGTCGTCATGGATAATTGTGGTCAAGAATAATATTATAGAGCAACTGAGAATACAAATTGCATACTTACGCAACCACTACATGTTACCATTTGCCATAACATAATTAGGCCACAATGAATGCATCTGCCGAAGACAAATAAACTGCATACGGTAGCAGTTTGAATACACAAAAACCAATCTGGCACAAGGCAATGCTTCGAAGACAAACAAACTCAAAAtggtaccaaaaaaaaaaaagcaaccttTCCAGTTGTAAACAGATATCACTCTCAGATGATCATAATCAACTGAACTTTTGTGAACATGTACGATATAAAGGCTTAATATATTTAACATCGATGTTTATGTTTACAACTTGATGAAGGAAACATATTGCATGAGTTCTATCGCAAAGAAATAAATATCTtcttttgaaaatttaaaatatctgCTGAACCCACCTTCAATGATAAATTGGACGGGGTTAACAGGCCAATGTTTTCCTTGTAGCAATCAATCAGAATTCATTTCCAAATCTTGCATATCAGTTTTATTATACAAACGCAAATGACCACATAGATTTTTTGTTGGAACTCTTGCAGATCAAATCGTAACCTAATTGCATAACTTGAATAGATGAAATTTAAAGATCAGACTTTAGTTGGAGGAATTTCTTTTGACTGTTGATTGAAGATACCAAGGTGAAATGAACTTGTGATATTAAGCATGTGATGAAGTAGGTATTGATTCTTCAAAGGTGATATGTTCATGAAGATACAAGAAACAGATTCCACTACACTACATAAGTGACACTGCAGGCCGTTACTAGCAGCTAACTATAACACACATGTTGCACATACCCATTATATTTGCCACTCATAGTTCAGTACTGTATGCCATGTGCTGGAACAAATAAGATTGCTAATATAGGTAGTACAACAATCGACTAGCATAACGCAGAGCATGATAAAAAACCACGACAAGAGAGATGCATGAAAATGCCAGAGGTCAAAGGAAGTACCTCTCTCGCCTTTTCTTCTTGCTCTTCCAGGATGGTCTCAATGACCAGCCTGTAAGTATCTTCTTCGATAATGTGCCAAGCAGCAGCATCATCATAAACCTAACAGTTTCCAAGCACAGTAGCTGTACACTTTAAAATACTAATAAGAGAGTGAATAGAAAATGAACAGAGAAGAGGGATCATACCTTCAGAAGTTTTTTGACAGTCGAGCAGATTGTTTCCTTGGAGAAACCATAAGGGAGCAGTGCATCAATCGCAGCATCTATCCGCATCATCCCCACCTGAATCATTCAGGTAATAAGGTAATCGAGCAGAAAACGAAATCAGTGTCCCAACAACAGCAGAACTGATGATGGATAATGGAGTACCTTCTTCTGCCTTCTTGGAGCCATGTGCAACTGGACCCAATGGAGAGTTCTTAATTGACCCCTCCAACTCCACCACCAGCTTCTTCACCTCTATTTCTCTTTCTAAGACAACACTACCTCTGTTTCTCTTTCTAGCAGAATGAAACACCAACTACCACCTGTAAGATTAAACTATCATGTGGAATACAATTAAGTCAAGATTGAAATCTAAATTAAGTTACATAGATCGGGAAGAGGATGTGTACCTTTCTATATCATTATCCATACCATAGATCTATATCGAAAAAACCTAggctcttctcctctttgcttacTTTCCATGAGACCACTATAATTGAGGACAGACCAATCAAGGAGGTGAGAGAAGAGATCTAAAATGTGATTATATGATCATCAGATCCCCAGGAGGTTCTGTCATTATATAGACGAGAATACAAGTTTTAGGAAAAGATAATTAACAGAGTCCCTCACATCAAGATACTCTCCCAAGTATTTCTTAAGATATGGGCTTCCCTTTTAATGGCCAATAACCTTAATCAAAATCCATTTAGatctttaatatattttatcccaAGCTATTTGagccacaaaatctaacattctacCACTTGACTTATTAACTGATTAACATATAAAACAAAGGGTTCAAAGTTACGATATAGATTCTAaaatttcgaaaaatattttttccgtgATTACAAATTTTCGAAAATAagtcaataagtccaataattataataatactatattagggTCAACTATCAATATGAGTTACAATGCTTGTATTTCATTAATATCATATTTCCTTCTATATACCACAGTACgattagtctttcctaatgtaGTCTATAATAACCTATATAAGTTTATCTTGTTAAAACAATCTCATTATCATATTCAacaataatatatacatacataaatataaacatgatagcaaaaataaataGCCTCAATTACACAAGCAGCAAATGTTAATTACAATGTctactcaaacatgcatcaccatacctTTACTAGATTGCTCACAAACCTTATTCTAAGAACATTTTTTAAACACCTTAGGTTATAAGGCCTTGGTGAATGAATCAACAATCGTTAAAGTACTTTATTTCGGTATGCATAGAATTGTTAAGTTTCTTGTTATTCTTAGAGAAAAAATTGTTATtatattatcacaaaatatcttcaacgattTTACAATTGAGTCAATCACACTAAGTCCTAAGATGAAATTCCGCAACCACAAAACTTAATTAATAGCTTTAAAGCATTCTACAAATTTAGTTTTCATTATCGATAATACAATAATAAATTGTTTTATACTTTTTTAATGAATTACCCCTCTAGCTAACATATATCTTATTTTTTTGTAGCCTTCCAACATTTCATTCTTCGATAATTCTACTATCTACCTAATAGTACTCTTAAAGAAAAAATTAAActgtctctaaccaccaagtactttatctcgataTACATAGAACCGCTAAGTTACTTGTCATTCGTAAAGAAAAAACtactaatatattattataaaatattttcagaGGCTTAGCAATTAAGTCAATCATACTAAGTCTTGAGATAAAATTCTGCAGTCACAAAACTTGATTATTAATCTCAAactatttcacaaatttagtttccATTGTCGATAATGCAATAATAAATTACTTTATACTTTTCTAATGAATTACCCCTCTAGCTAacatatatctcttttttttttcagtctTCTAACATTTCATTCCTGGATAATTCTAATATCTACCTAGCAGTCCAATTACAAAACTAATATCTAATCTAGTAAATGCCCGAGTATATAATAAATTTTCAATTGTTCACGCAtaaggattttttattttttttcaagttgTTTTTAGAACAATAGCTTTGACTAAAATTTACACATTTGGTTTAGGTATATCATTTACTGAACAAGGTTGCATAGTAAATCTCTTCAAGACTCGATCAATATATCTTTTTTTGAGATAATCCTAACAATCCTTGATATCCATCCCTAGGTACATTTATGCCAATAATATGAATTGTTTCATTCATCTCGATTATCTTAAAGTTTTTAGTGAGAAATTTCTTAGTTTCATACAATAAACCAAAATCACTACTAGTGAAcgaaatatcatcaacatacaaTACAAATATAATAAACTTGATCCCACTAACCTTTAGATATATACAATGATCAACAATATTTTCCCTAAATCTGAAATaaataatgatataataaaattttctatATCACTATCTAGAAGCTTATTTAAgactataaatatattttttaagtttGCAAGTCAAATGTTCTTTTCCCTTCTCTACGAATCCTTCAAGTTGTTCTTTATAAATTTTCTCATCTAAACCTCTCATTCAGAATAGTTATTTTCATATCTATCTATTGTAATTGAGAAAAATCTTTGACCACAAATCTGGTTTTGTATCGTTCAATATTACCTTTTGAGTTGTGTTTAATCTTAAAACCCAACATCTGAtccttttataattattaggcaATTCGATGAGTTCATATACACCATTCTCGTTTATTGATTTTGACTCTTCTTTCATATCATTTAACCATTCTTAGAATTGTTACTTTCCATAGTTTATTAAAACGATAATGGATCCCTTCTGattcatatatcataatataatttatgtAGATATATAACATAATTATCAGAAATAAAACATCTTTCCATGTGAGATCTTCTCAAAACTATCGATTGTGGTTAATTGACAAATTCATTAACAATATCAATACAATATGCGAgttcatcaatattattttattattcaccttCATCAAATTATTcagtgatttgaggaacaacaacttCTCGGATAGGAAATAATAAAGGAGCATCAACTTGTATCACCTtaatatcaagattaaattttcaaaatttttcacTCTCACTGATTTCATCATTTTCTAGAAATATTTTATTAGCATATTAAACTATTCTCATCTATGATTATGACAATAAATCGATACCTGGCTTGATTCATTAtatctatcataaaattcatcaTCCTCATTGGATTAGACAATTATATCTAATTGTCTCTTAacttcatttatgtatacttcaagaatgTTAACAACATATGACCTTTCatttattagatatatatattcCTATCTTGACGGATCATctataaagataataaaatactTTTCTCCACAACATAGGGAACACAAAGTTGTTCGTAGATATAAGTATATAAAATCTCAATGAGTTTATTAATGAAACTACGTTTTATTCTAACATTTAATTGCAAGGTCATTAATGTCCTTAcaaactcaagattcaaattaattctatacaaatcactatatagaattttaaaattaatttttcttaaaacataaatattttgagtttatcataacaaaaagaaaattaatattttaacccATAAATTctacatgaagaaactaaatttctCGAATTATAGAAAAATAGCATAATCCTCAAGATTCATCAGATGAATCGTCTCTAGAAATAGGCGATAAGTGATCACTACTATGGTTTTTGCCTTAAGATAATTCCTTGTAACTACAAATCTTTCATGCTTTTTTGGTTTCCGAGTTAAGTGGAATCTTTCCAAATTATTGATAATATAAGTTGAAACACTAGAGTCAATCtactaaataatataaagacttttgtaatatttgattcaaaacatagaaatataaagtttatatatttcttttcaagCCAAAACTTATAGTCCTTCACATATCCTTTCTTGCCATAGAAGTGGCAATTTATTATGAATGCTTTCCTTTTCATGAGTTGGTATATTATTTTCAAACTCAGATGATTTACTTCATGGATTATGCTttaactttcttttcttgttactcACTCATTGAGTAATAGTTAGAACTTTATGATATCATTTCTATTTAAAACCTTATTCTTCCTAAATACATATACTAGTCAGCTCATTTCAATTTCACTCATTCTTATTTGTGTTGTAGTGAATCTTAAATGGACCAAACTAACAAAAAAGAGAATTAAAAAATGAATTATCCTACAAATGATTCATTTATATTCATACCCAAAATTTTGAGCTTTACAGCTTTATCAGCTAtattaatgatatgatcttaaatTCCTTGAGTGTCATCATACTGAGTTGTAGCTAGCTCTTTCATTAATGTGTCAGTTAATGACTTATCAACAGATTTAAACTGATCTTTTATagcttttaaatattttagtacaTTATTTTCATGCAATAATAAAGTTCATATGTTATCAGCAATTGTCATCCCTATAAATATAAGACAATCTATTAGATCTTTGAATATCATTATTGAATCGAATTGAAATCCATTTCATCATGTAGAATACAATTAAGCCATGATTGAAATTTAAATTACCATAAATTGAGAATAGGATGTGTACCTTTTTATGCCATTATCAAATCAGATACCTCGATCGTTGTAAAGCTCTACACAATAGATCTGCACAAGAAGAAGCTAggcctttctcttctctttttacttTTCATAAGACCACTATGATCGATGGAGTAGAAACCAATCAGAGAGGTGGTAGAAGAGATCTCCGATGTGATTATGTGATCATCAAATTCTTAGAAGGTCCTAACATTATATAGACAAAAACAAAAGGTCTAAGAAAAGATAATTATGAGATTCACTCTaataaaagttatctcctaagattttcttagaTATGAACTTTATTTTCATTGGTCGATAACTTTAATCAGAACCCAATTAAATCTTTAATACATCTTATTCTCTGCAGTTGAGTCACAGCAATGCTCAATAGCTTAGGGTAGTTATTGATTAATATAGTTTCAATAAACTTCCCAACAGATGGACAAAAAGGTTAACAGGTTCACTATGATATGCACCGAAAGTGATTGGTAATTAATAAAAAATGCATGGTATGGACTGCAACGGAGTGTACCAAATACTCAGCAAACAGAGGAATTAGTAGGATAGATAGGAATGCATTATGATGTTACGTCGACCAAGATAAAATTTCTTGTGCTACGGTTTTCTTGCACAAACAGTGGAGCATACAATCATGCACCTCACAATGCATTAGAAATCAGCAGAACAGTATCAGAAGTTGCAAAACAGGTATCAGTCACATAAACTAGGCACATATTTACCAAATTCAAACAACAACACAGGGAGCTAATCATCTAGATTCAGTAGATCAGGAACAACATAAATGTGTATGGTTCAATCAACCTATAATCATTAGCACATGTGAGATTCTAAAAGAAATTGTACGAGATATGTTTGACAAAGAACGAACTTTCAGATTGCCAATATCAAATTTTTAGATTCATGAATAAAGTAAATTCAGTCTAAAGCAAACTAATCCATCAGAGAGTGAGAGAAAAACACTGACGACAAGCTTAGCGCATTTTTATGGAGAAGCGACAAAAGAAATGAGAGACAGCGAACAAAAAGATAGGGGTGAGTGAAGCTGTTCGGGGGTGCAGGCAATGCCCTAACCCGACCGGCTAAATGTAGAGAATGGGAACTCATTCCGCAAGACGAGTGGGGGTTTTGGTTTATCTCTGTTGCTTCATTTCATCGAGAAATGGAAGAATCAAACCCGACGCCTTCCGCCCAAATGATGATGCAAAGCCAACTCAAGGAAAACCTATTCCTAGAAACCCACACGATCTATTTACTCCGTCATGaaccaaagaagaaaagagaagagataGGCGAAGTGACCGACCGCCGCACGCTTAGCAAAAGCTCCTGCGAGAACCGAAACGAAAACGTCGATGAGTCGCAGTACCTGAAGACTGCAAGGTATTGGGAGCTACGGAGGGATGGGCTCCCGGCGGCGGAGTATCGGGAAGGAACAAACAAGAACCCTAAAAAAGATAGCTATGGTTTTACGGATCGaacgaggaggaggcggaggactcCTGCTTCGCGTTGAACAGGGAGTGGACACGGCGAAACGCTAAATGGGCGGTCGTCGGAGATGAAGAAGCCACACGGGGAGGCGCGAGAAAGCGCGATAAAACATAATGTGCGCATATATAGCACGCTAACGCCATTTAGGGGACGAATCCTGTGCCTCAGCGGAGGCAGGAGACAGGTAGTTGCCACCCGCGTTCCTCGCCGACGCCGTCACATTACGCCACCTCATCAGTTTTCATAGGGACCGAGCGCTTAGCGCCATTATAGAACCAAGCACTTGGTAAGGCCTAATCTTGGCTGTCGGTCCCGACGCGGCGACCAAATAATACAACAGAGGTATCGTGTTTCCTCACTGGACCAGTACATGGTGTACCTGATGCACTCATAAAGGATTTGTAGTTGCCTATCACGAATCCGCCCGAACTCAAACACATCACACGCCAAATAACATAGTTTttgtaatattatattaaatttcgaTAGGGgtcaatttttaaaaaaattcataatttcATTTTCGTATAGCACCTCCGATATTCTAAAATACAAGATTACTCCGATATTCTAAGAAGTAATCACGGAGATGGTA is from Musa acuminata AAA Group cultivar baxijiao chromosome BXJ1-6, Cavendish_Baxijiao_AAA, whole genome shotgun sequence and encodes:
- the LOC103990201 gene encoding pleckstrin homology domain-containing protein 1-like, producing the protein MAASLWRSVFGGSAAPVEEEERVAFWSSPERTGWLTKQGEYIKTWRRRWFVLKQGKLFWFKDSTVTRASTPRGVIPVASCLTVKGAEDVLNRAFAFEISTRGETMYFIADSEKEKEEWINSIGRSIVQHSRSLADAEVVDYDSTKRSAKPSSSSD
- the LOC135677886 gene encoding uncharacterized protein LOC135677886; protein product: MAPRRQKKVGMMRIDAAIDALLPYGFSKETICSTVKKLLKVYDDAAAWHIIEEDTYRLVIETILEEQEEKAREEQRANEEAKASEGPSRVAEANLLISSLDLDCSRKQSVSGEGQSALAVRECDPPQLESGLGSHQTPRPRRTPCYGWISEDEDEDEPQERAVEGERPQRVRKRPSGWDVKPSHM